The window AAAATTATTCCCTTTTACGGGGTCCAGAATATGAGACGGTGCGGACCAATACTCGGTTAACGGCGTGGTGTCGACGTTTTCGGCGGCGCGGTTGTAGACGTTGAAATACCCGTGGTGGTGTTCAAATGCGGTATCCCCCGCGCTGTATCCCTGACGCGCCAATAATACCGCCATGACGGCGCTGCGATTGGCGTGGCCGACTGCCAGTGATTTCGTTTGACTGCCGAAGTTGGATTTGATGCCGGAGGCGAGTGACGCCGTGATTGCAAAGGCGGTCGCCGTTTCTTCTTCACTGAGCTTCAGCAGCACCGCGCAGGCTGCCACGCCCGCGAAAATGCCGACGGACGTTGTAGGGTGCCAGCCGTTGCGATATTGAAAAGGGCTGACGGCTTTGCCCATGCGTACCGCGGTTTCATAACCACACAAATAGGCATGCAGGATCGCTTCTCCGTTGGCTTCCTGCTCGTCTGCCAGCGCCAGCAAGGCCGGGAGTACGGCGACAGAAATATGCCCGTGCAGCCAGGAGTTGGAGTCGTCAAAATCGAGCAAATGCGCGGATGTGCCGTTTAATAACGCCGCATCCAGCGCGTTAAGTTTGAGATCGGTACCGAAAATACGGCTCTTTCCCACGGCGGCGGAGGGCACTATCACCGCCCTGAGTTTTTGCGCCCCGTCCTGAATCCCCCCCGCGAGCGTGACGCCCAGCGTATCAATTACGGCAGTGCGGGCGTGTGCCAATACGTCGGCAGGGAACGTCTGGCGAGAAAATTCCAGCAGATTATGGGCAAGCTGGCGGGCAATGGTCATGGAAGCGTCCTGTCGTTATCGTGAAATTTTTATATCGAATGGTTTATGTCTAACTGAAGCGCGTTAGCCCGCTAATAGCGAAGTCAGTGTCGCGAGCGACCCCGGCTGCTCAAAGTGGAAAGCCGCCTGATAGAGCCGACGGCTGCGGTCTTCCCCCAATATGGGGAGGGTCAGCGCGTCAAACTTGGTGCGCAGCTCGGCGTCGGTCAGTGGATTTTGCGGGTGGCCGCGATAAACATCGGTTTCGGCATGGAGTATTTCGCCGTCTTCCAGTTCGATATCGATAAACGCGGAACTGGCCGATTGCCCCTCGACGGCATCGATCTGTAGGCGTGACAGCAACTGGCGTGCAGCCGGGTCGTCAACGGTCTGCTGCGTAAAGTCCGTATCGGTGAGGTTATAGCCGCTCAACGCCAGCGCAATGCAGTGCGGAATACTGAATTTGCTCTCCAGTGGAGTTTGCGGGTTGGCGATCCCCGCGTTCACCATTCCCATTGGATGGACTTTGGCATGAATACGGGTGATAGCGCGGCCTTTTAGCTGTGGATAGAGCTTGAGTGCCGTTTCAATTGACGCATGGGTGCCTCGACAGCTGGCATACAGTTTGTAGCCATTACCCAATAGCTCCCAACTGTCGCCAAAATCGAGCGGCGGGATGACGGCACTGCCGTCCTGCACAAAGGTTTTTACCCAGCCATCGGTTTCATAAAAGTGATGGGCGGCAATAAAACCTTCCTCAGCCAGTTCTGCCGCCGTGATGCCATCCATTGCCGCTTTGCCAGCATGAAACGGTTTGCCGTGCGTACCGGATGATTTCTGCAATCCTCCCATCATTGTCGCAGCCGCCCCCAACGCATTGGCAATGGCGTTGGGTTCCAGACGCAGAATGGAAGCGGCAACGGCTGCTGCTCCCGCGCGTCCGACAATCGACGTTGGGTGAAAGCCTCGACGTTGCAGGCTGCGACCTACGCCAGGCACCCAGCCGCCCCCCAGTCTGGCCATGACTTCAAATCCGGTGATGAACGCGATAAGCGTCGTGCGTTCGTCCGCACCGTAATGCTGTGCCATTGCCAACGCGGTTGACCAGCAAGGGCCGCTAGGGTGCCCCGCACCAGCCGGATGCGTATCGTCATAGTCGGCTGCATGAGAAAGCGTGCCGTTGATCAGTGCTGCCAGTGCCGGTGTGGTTTTCGCACCGAGAATGATTTGTGCCTTCCCCTGAGCCTGCCAGCGTTGCGCCACGCGTTGAACCGTGCTGGCCGCATCGTCGCCTGTCGCGCCAATGGAGACGCCCAGATAGTCAATGAGCGCCCGCTTGGCTTCGTGCCACACGGCATCGGGGATCGTCATTGTGGGCGCGTTGTGAATAAACTGGCTGAGCGCGTTGCCGCGAGGAAACGTCGGGGTGGCAGACATCGTAGGAGCTCCTTAAGCAAAAACGCGAGGAGATTGCCAGTACACCGAACGGTGCTAAGATTCGCGTTTTGTATTGTTGAATGCATTTGTATACAGTGTGTGGCGAAAAGCATATGCAATCGCCCATTCAGTGACAAAGACGCTTTTTCGCTAAGCTAAGTACAAAATATGCGATGCGATATCTTGCTAAAGGCAGGGCGTCGGGCAAACTTGAATTTTTCTCAATGCATGACGATCCGTAGCGTAAAGGTGCGAACCGCGACAAAAATCGAGGCGTTTGTTCATCTGCTCGCGGCCTTATTCCGACCGTCACACGATATATCAAGGGACTATGAACTTAACACTTAACGACAAAGCGCCGGCACTGTCGCCATTCGAGGTACTGATTAACGCGATAGAGAAAGGCGAGCTGCTGCCTGGCGAACGTTTGCAGGAAACACGGTTGGCGAAGCAGTTTGGATTGAGCCGGACGCCGATTCGTGAGGCGCTGCACCGTCTGGAAGCGTTGGGGCTGGTGGAGCCGGGTCCACAGCGTGGACTGATGATCGCGCAGATCAGCTATGAGCGACTGCGTCAGCTTTTCGCCGTGCGTGAAGGGTTAGAGCGGCTGGCGATGGAGCTTGCTGTCGCTTCTGCGTCGGCAGAGGAGTTGGCGCTGCTGCAGGATATGGTCGACGTGGAGAAGACGCTCACCGACAGCCGACAACTGCACGATCATAATCGGCTTTTTCATCGCCAGATTTACCGGGCGACTCATAATCCGTATCTGAATGAGATGCTGGAAAATCTGCGCATTCATCTGTCGCTCCTGCGCGGAACCACTTATGAATCGACGGAACGTACCGAAGAGGCGCGGCGTGAACATCAGGCAATTGTGGCAGCGTTGGTACGGCGTGATAAGGACGCGGCACAAGAGGCTGCCTGCCAACATATCCGTAACGGCTATCGTGCCCGACTAAGCATGTTAAATCAGCAGCTTTGATCGAACTGTCGGAAAAACACGACACTTGGGGTGATCTGCTGTCGCAAAAAAGAGACATTTAATTCATTGATTAATAATGGTTAATATTTTTTATGATAAATCCGTCTCTGAATAGCGACATGTTTTGTGAGCGGGGTCTCGTTTTTATCACCTGGTGTTCGTTTGCTTTTCTTCCCGTGAATAAATAAAAATAACATTGATTATTAGCGGGTTATCATTGAATTAAGATGCGATGGTAATAAAATTATGCATGTTGGCATAATTTGTGCTTAAATATACGTGTAGATGCTCATTCCACCTTCTATGCTTGCTTCGGCTTCATAATCCTGGGAATGATGCAGAGCCAATTTGAGGTGCCTATCGTCCAACTCCAGATGAAGATGCAAATCTCCATCGGGCTTTCCGGACATAACGTTGAGTGAGGCACCATTCTGTTGTCTGACAGACCTGATATTTTCAACGCTTACCGTTTATCGGTAAGCGTTTTTTTCGTCTGATGAAAATGTTCGGTAACTGCCTTCTTCCGAAACATAAAACGAATAAGGCTCCCAAAAGGAGCCTTATGAAAGGGATGTCGTAGCGATCGATTAGTCGGCAGGCTGTTGTAGCGTGAGCAACAGCCCTTCACGCCGCATTTGCGCCGCTTCATCGGGCAGATGCAGCCGCTCCAGTGCGTCGGCGCGCCAGGCATAATCATAAGCGTCCGGGCGGAGCTCTAGTGCAGCGCGGAAGGCATCGCTAGCCTGTTGCCATTCGCCGTGTTTCATCAATAGCTGCCCTAACGTGCTGCTCAACAGCGGCGTAGTGCCATGTTGCTTGGTGTACTGATGCAGTACTTTTTCCAGTTGTTCCGGGTTACCCGCCTTGAGGCGAGGCATTAGCAGGATCAAACGTTCGTCATATTGACGTTTGAGACCGTCGAGAATGATCTTCTGGGCCGTATCGTGATCGTCACACTCGATTAAATGCTCAGCCATCGCGACCTGAAGCGGGATCTCATGGCGTACTTTACGGCTCTGATTATTCCACCATGATTTCAGCCCTTCGCTGCCGCCGTCTGCCATCGCCTGATTCATCAGGCCGATATAGGCCTGCTGTTGCAGATCCAGCAAACGTGCTTCAGGGTACAGATTGATCTTGCGCATCGCAGGCAGAATATCCAGCAGCGCACTGTAGGCATGGGTTCGCAGGAAAGCCTGTTCCGCTAAACGCAGCACCTCTGGATGACGGGGCGCAACTTCCAGCAATTTGTCCACGCCGTGACGCGCCGCATGATCTTCATTACGCGCCAACTGAATACGCACGCGCGTGATATCCACCGGAAGTTGATCGGTATCTGCAACCTCGGCGGCACGCTCCAGATATTGCTTGGTGCGGAATTCGTCACCGCGCTGTTGGGCGGCTTCGGCTGCCAGTAAGTAGTTAACCACAGGCTGCTCGGCGTGGTCGGCATTGCGAGTCAGCAGTTTTTCTACCTGTAAATAATCCCCTTCGGCCAGCTTGAGCAGCGCGGCTTTGGTCTGCTTTCTGGCGCGGGTGCGTTTGCGGCCGAGGAACCAGCCGCGTGTGCGGGCGCCGGTACGAAAGATTCGGCGGAGCACCCATTCCACCGCCAGAAAGGCGAGGAAAAACAGCACCAGCATAATGACCAGACCGGTCACACTGGTTTGAATATCATAATTATCCGTCTGGATCAGGACGTAGCCTTGGTGACCCGCGACGATCGGGCCGATCACAACGCCTGCGATCAGGATCAGGAACAGCAATAAGACTTTCAGCATGCTCATTCCCCCTGCTGCGTGGCTGGCGCTTGAGCCAGCAGATTACGAACGCGCGTTTGCATCAGTTTTTCCAACAGCGCCTGACTTTGTAGCTCCATTGGGACATCCAGTGAAACCGACTGCTGGCTTAAGGCATCTAGCTGATCCAAAAAGGCCTGCGTCGTGGGGTCGGTAGTATCGAAGTAGGCGCGAACCCAGGTGGCGGCTGTTTCCAGCGACTGTTTGTACACTTCATTCTGGTGACGAGGAATGGCCTGTGCGGCAACCAGCAGACGTGAACGGATATTCTCACGCAGATATACATCCTGATTCGGTGCCAGCAGCGGTTCGGCAGCGCTGTCGCGGCGACGAATGGTGATAAAATCCGCCATGAAATTGTGCCAGCTCTTGCTTAGATTCTGTCGCCATTCGCTCAAGGAGGCGGACAGCTCTGTGCTGTTGGCGTCCATCGGCGCTTCATCGGTGTTGTTATCGGCGAGCTGCAAGTTGTCCAACTGGTCGGTTAGCTGATTCACTTTCAGGATGATGCCGTCGAAATCGACCTGGCTCACGCCTGCCAGCGCGCCGATGTCGCTGGTCAATGCGCGGCGGATCTCAATCAGGCTGGGATCGTTCATTTCCGCCAGACTTGCGTCCGCGCTTTTCAGCAACGCACCGGCAGTGGTGACGTCTTTGTCGCTCCACAGCTTACGTCCTGCCAGTTTCACCAGAAAATCCGCCTGAGCGATCAGCCAGGTATTGGTGTCATGGCTGGAAAGTGCCGCCAGCTTATCGCGCAGTTCATCTGACTGACGCGTTAACGCCTCAAGACGCTGTGCGGCCGTGTCCTGCGCTTTGCTTTGCTGCTGCTGAGCGTCCTGCCACTGCTCTTGTTCTTGCTTGTGCTGCTGCTGCAAGGCATTTAACTGTGCTTCCAGACGTTGAAGCGTGGCGGTTTCCCGCTGCGCCTGCTGGTGTCCGTGGTAATACAGTCCCGCGCCTATCGCCAGCGCAATCACAATGGCAATCGCTCCCAGCACGGCACCACTGCGTTTGGGTTGCGGTGCGGGATCTTGCTGCTGATGCGCGGGTTCAACCCGTTCAGCAACCTCGTCGGATGGAGCTGTGGGGGTATTGTGTTCCGTCATAATGGTACATCCCATGATCAGGTTTATTGTAGTGCGCGCACGAGCGCATCGTTATCGGCGTTATCGGCGACCCGGATATCGCGCCAGCCAAGCTGACGAGCCTGTTCTGCCAGTCGTTCACTGACGACGATCAAGCGGCAGCCGAGTAACCAGGAAGCCCGATAGTAATCAGGTACTAAAGTATAGATCCGTTGTAGCATTTCTCCGCTGGTGATCACCAGTTTGTCGATGCCTATTTGTTGCCAGTGGCGGCTTTGCTCCGGCCCATCATAATGAACGTCTCTGCGCTGATAGCATTCGCAGTAGGTCACCTGCACGCCGCGTTCAGTTAGCGTTTCTCCCAGCAATTCCCTGCCGCCGTTGCCGCGCAGTAATAGTGCGCGCTTGCCGGAAATATTTTGCAGTTCAGGTAGTTGTAGGAGCGTTTCGCTGGTTTCGCGTTCGGGAGGGTAGATGACCGGATGGGCGCTGGTTTTATGCAGCGCCAGTGCCGTGGTGCGCCCAATCGCATAATAAGCGAGATGGGCAGGCCAACCGATGCCCGCACGCGCCAGCATCGGATCGGCGTAATGAATCGCATGTTGTGAGAGCGCAAACACCAGATCGTCGGCGCGCAGCGTCTGTAATAGTGCTGGCAAGCTGGCAAGTTCTCGTCCGGGTGAAAACTCGATCAGCGGGCTGTGCCAGGCGTTATAGCCAAGCTTTCTTAAACGGGTCACCAGTTGTTCGCCAGTTGGTGACGGACGGGTAACCAGAATTGTCATGATGAGCTCGACTCGTGATAAACGGCCTGAAGGATGGCGCTTGCCCCTTTTGCTAACAGCTCTTCAGCCAGTGCGATGCCGATTTGTTCGGCGTCGGAGACGTTTCCTCTACGTTCACCGACGATCATTTGGCTACCGTCCGGGGCGCCAACCAGCGCACGTAACCACAGTGTATCGTCTTCCAGTTCGGCATAGCTGCCAATCGGCACCTGACAGCCACCTTCAAGGCGCACATTCATGGCGCGTTCAGCCTGGACGCGGGCAGCGGTCGCGGGGTGATTGAGTGGGGCAAGGAGTTGGCGAATACGATCGTCATTTAAACGGCATTCGATGCCGATAGCACCTTGTCCGACAGCGGGCAGAGATTCTTCCGGGCTCAGCGCACAGCGGATGCGTTCTTCAAGGCCGAGGCGTTTCAAACCCGCGACGGCAAGGATAATGGCGTCATACTCGCCGTTGTCCAGTTTTGCCAGACGCGTTCCGACATTGCCGCGCAAATCACGAATCACCAGATCGGGGCGTCGGGCGCGCAGCTGACATTGGCGACGCAGGCTGGACGTGCCGACACAGCTGCCTTCCGGTAAGTGTTCGAGGCTGTCGTAACGGTTGGAAACGAATGCGTCGCGCGGGTCATCGCGTTCGCAAATGGTAGTCAGGCCGAGGCCATCCGGGAATTCAACGGGCACATCTTTCATGGAATGGACGGCAATATCAGCGCGCCCTTCAAGCAGCGCCAATTCCAGCTCTTTAACAAACAATCCCTTACCGCCGACCTTTGCCAGTGGCGTATCCAGGATGATGTCGCCGCGGGTCACCATCGGCACCAGCTCCACGTGTAAATCCGGGTAGAGGTGATTCAGACACTGCTGAACATATCGTGCTTGCCACAGGGCGAGCGGGCTTTGTCGGGTGGCAATTCTAATAATATTGGCTAACATGCTTGATACCGTTTTTATCATTTTCCGCCATCGTATCATTGATGGTGCGTTGGTGTCAGGTTGTGGGCATTAGCGGTGCGCCTTTTAAAACGGTCTGAAATTCGGGTGCCGCATACATAGATAAGAGACCGTGCTGATGCAGTCGGGTAGGTAAATTCGTAATAAAGCAAGATAGATAAGTCTAACTTTCTTTACTTTCTTTACGCCCATTCAGCAAGGTGTTAAATTGATCACGTTTCCAGCAATAATTCGCTAAACATTCTTCTAATTTCATCATGGCGGATTTGGAACACGGGGTTTTTCTAGGCACTGGGATAAATCAGGCGAAACTGTCTTGTACTTCTACATCGAGACTTTGAAGCAAAGACTGGATGCGATCAACCAACTGCGTGTTGACCGTGCTCTGGGAGCAATGAAGCCAGCTTTTCAGCAGGTTTACAGTCTTCTGCCCATTTTATTACATCATCATCACCCGTTGATGCCCGGCTACCTTGAAGGCAAGGTGCCTCATGGTATCTGTACTCACACGCCTGATGAAAAACAACAACAGTACCTGGATGGCATTGCGCTGCGCTGGGGTCAGTTTGATTGTTCTCATCCGCAGGGCGAACTGCCGATCACGGGCATCTATTCAATGGGAAGCACCTCGTCTATCGGGCAGAGCTGTAGCTCCGATCTCGATATCTGGGTGTGTCACCAATCCTGGCTGGACAGCGAAGAACGCCAGCTCCTACAGAAGAAATGTACGCTGCTGGAGCAGTGGGCTGCGGCGCAAGGCGCTGAGGTCAGCTTCTTCCTGATGGATGAGAGCCGTTTCCGCCACAATGAAAGTGGCAGCCTGAGCGGTGAAGACTGCGGCACCACGCAGCATATTCTGTTACTCGACGAATTCTACCGTACCGCTGTGCGTATGGCGGGTAAACGCATTCTGTGGAACATGGTGCCAGTCGAAGAAGAATCTCACTACGACGAATATGTGCTGT is drawn from Pectobacterium aroidearum and contains these coding sequences:
- a CDS encoding MmgE/PrpD family protein; the encoded protein is MTIARQLAHNLLEFSRQTFPADVLAHARTAVIDTLGVTLAGGIQDGAQKLRAVIVPSAAVGKSRIFGTDLKLNALDAALLNGTSAHLLDFDDSNSWLHGHISVAVLPALLALADEQEANGEAILHAYLCGYETAVRMGKAVSPFQYRNGWHPTTSVGIFAGVAACAVLLKLSEEETATAFAITASLASGIKSNFGSQTKSLAVGHANRSAVMAVLLARQGYSAGDTAFEHHHGYFNVYNRAAENVDTTPLTEYWSAPSHILDPVKGNNFKYFPCCYAILAPLDGLLTLREETDLSPESLERIQIAIHPIRFPHINIPTPDTPLAGKFSLHYCIARAWVQGKLTLDDFIDETALHDPTTQSLMARVELICHDEPTTHTAHVTLITRDGHTYHRRVAGARGSSAENPLPDNLIAEKFIDCASQALPRPEAQALYQRLLHDDYR
- a CDS encoding MmgE/PrpD family protein, which encodes MSATPTFPRGNALSQFIHNAPTMTIPDAVWHEAKRALIDYLGVSIGATGDDAASTVQRVAQRWQAQGKAQIILGAKTTPALAALINGTLSHAADYDDTHPAGAGHPSGPCWSTALAMAQHYGADERTTLIAFITGFEVMARLGGGWVPGVGRSLQRRGFHPTSIVGRAGAAAVAASILRLEPNAIANALGAAATMMGGLQKSSGTHGKPFHAGKAAMDGITAAELAEEGFIAAHHFYETDGWVKTFVQDGSAVIPPLDFGDSWELLGNGYKLYASCRGTHASIETALKLYPQLKGRAITRIHAKVHPMGMVNAGIANPQTPLESKFSIPHCIALALSGYNLTDTDFTQQTVDDPAARQLLSRLQIDAVEGQSASSAFIDIELEDGEILHAETDVYRGHPQNPLTDAELRTKFDALTLPILGEDRSRRLYQAAFHFEQPGSLATLTSLLAG
- a CDS encoding GntR family transcriptional regulator, with the translated sequence MNLTLNDKAPALSPFEVLINAIEKGELLPGERLQETRLAKQFGLSRTPIREALHRLEALGLVEPGPQRGLMIAQISYERLRQLFAVREGLERLAMELAVASASAEELALLQDMVDVEKTLTDSRQLHDHNRLFHRQIYRATHNPYLNEMLENLRIHLSLLRGTTYESTERTEEARREHQAIVAALVRRDKDAAQEAACQHIRNGYRARLSMLNQQL
- the hemY gene encoding protoheme IX biogenesis protein HemY; this encodes MLKVLLLFLILIAGVVIGPIVAGHQGYVLIQTDNYDIQTSVTGLVIMLVLFFLAFLAVEWVLRRIFRTGARTRGWFLGRKRTRARKQTKAALLKLAEGDYLQVEKLLTRNADHAEQPVVNYLLAAEAAQQRGDEFRTKQYLERAAEVADTDQLPVDITRVRIQLARNEDHAARHGVDKLLEVAPRHPEVLRLAEQAFLRTHAYSALLDILPAMRKINLYPEARLLDLQQQAYIGLMNQAMADGGSEGLKSWWNNQSRKVRHEIPLQVAMAEHLIECDDHDTAQKIILDGLKRQYDERLILLMPRLKAGNPEQLEKVLHQYTKQHGTTPLLSSTLGQLLMKHGEWQQASDAFRAALELRPDAYDYAWRADALERLHLPDEAAQMRREGLLLTLQQPAD
- the hemX gene encoding uroporphyrinogen-III C-methyltransferase; its protein translation is MTEHNTPTAPSDEVAERVEPAHQQQDPAPQPKRSGAVLGAIAIVIALAIGAGLYYHGHQQAQRETATLQRLEAQLNALQQQHKQEQEQWQDAQQQQSKAQDTAAQRLEALTRQSDELRDKLAALSSHDTNTWLIAQADFLVKLAGRKLWSDKDVTTAGALLKSADASLAEMNDPSLIEIRRALTSDIGALAGVSQVDFDGIILKVNQLTDQLDNLQLADNNTDEAPMDANSTELSASLSEWRQNLSKSWHNFMADFITIRRRDSAAEPLLAPNQDVYLRENIRSRLLVAAQAIPRHQNEVYKQSLETAATWVRAYFDTTDPTTQAFLDQLDALSQQSVSLDVPMELQSQALLEKLMQTRVRNLLAQAPATQQGE
- the hemD gene encoding uroporphyrinogen-III synthase; its protein translation is MTILVTRPSPTGEQLVTRLRKLGYNAWHSPLIEFSPGRELASLPALLQTLRADDLVFALSQHAIHYADPMLARAGIGWPAHLAYYAIGRTTALALHKTSAHPVIYPPERETSETLLQLPELQNISGKRALLLRGNGGRELLGETLTERGVQVTYCECYQRRDVHYDGPEQSRHWQQIGIDKLVITSGEMLQRIYTLVPDYYRASWLLGCRLIVVSERLAEQARQLGWRDIRVADNADNDALVRALQ
- the hemC gene encoding hydroxymethylbilane synthase, translated to MLANIIRIATRQSPLALWQARYVQQCLNHLYPDLHVELVPMVTRGDIILDTPLAKVGGKGLFVKELELALLEGRADIAVHSMKDVPVEFPDGLGLTTICERDDPRDAFVSNRYDSLEHLPEGSCVGTSSLRRQCQLRARRPDLVIRDLRGNVGTRLAKLDNGEYDAIILAVAGLKRLGLEERIRCALSPEESLPAVGQGAIGIECRLNDDRIRQLLAPLNHPATAARVQAERAMNVRLEGGCQVPIGSYAELEDDTLWLRALVGAPDGSQMIVGERRGNVSDAEQIGIALAEELLAKGASAILQAVYHESSSS